The nucleotide window ACACCCACGAAATTGAGGTCCTTACCGTGATGCTCGTAGAGGCTTCTGATCACGGGGTTGTTAAGATGGACGTAGGTACTGTTCTTGTCGCAGGCAGATACGCAGTTGCCCGAAATAATTGCGCCGTCCATAATTTCTGTGGGGCTGATCATGGTGGGCAGGATTCGCTTGGCGTCCACGCCGTAAACCCATGTGTCGTGCAAAAGACCCTGAGATTGCAGCATGTAGATATAAGCCACCTTGGGCAGACCTGGATGGGCGTGCATGGCCTCGCTGAGTGGCGGGAAATCAAAGCTTTCAACTTTGTCGGCCTTGGCGCTCTTGCAAGCTGCGGCCAAATAGTGCGCGGCGCGCAGTCCGGCACGGCGGAAGCAGGCCTCGCACTGGTGCGGTTCCATTTCGGCTACGGCAGACAGGGAAAGGGTAAGGTTGCACGTCTTTGAAAAGGGCGTGTAGTCTGCGCCGGGGCCGGTCATATCCACAATGCCTTCCTGCGGGGCAACCACGCGGCCCGTGGTCAGCACGGCCATGCCGCTCAAAACCAGGGTCTTGCCTTCACCAGTGTTTTCCACGTCGCCAATCCAGCCGGGAAAAACCTCGCCCGGCCCCTCAAGCTTGCAACGCGGTTCAATGGCATCCTTCACTGGCATGATGCGCGTGCTTTCACCGGGATGGGCAGCGTCAATTTCAACTCCGCCAAGGCGTTCGTCCTGCATGAGCAGGGCAGTTAGTTCTTCCTTATTAACAGTAAGCACACCGCCGCTGACGCCTGTGTGTGCACCAAAGATCAGCTTGCTGACTGTGATGCGGTGCAGTTCCAACTTCACGTTACATCTCCTTGTGGTGTGAAAGCACGCCTGGCGCAGGCGCCGGATGCCTTCCATTGAGGTTCAAAAGGCTTTTGATATTACAGCCCAGGCTCTCAATAGTTGCGCGCAGAAGCTCCACGTCCACAAAGGCGCAGTCCCGCAACGCGTCACCGTCAATGCGAATAGGCGCATGGGCGGTAGCGGCGTCGTAACGGGCCTGAGCCTGCTCGATGAGTTCAAGAGATGGGAGGTCCACTGAAGTGGAAGCCCCGGAAGGCGATTGAGCACAAGATGACAGAATCAGTGAGCGGTACGGCATCTGTCGGGGCAGAAAATTGCCGTAAAGAGGATGATTGGCGAGATGCCAACCCTGATGGATTTGATCGCGCGCCGCGCGAACAACGGACGCGGATCAGCCCGAGATGAGCTTGACGCTCAACCCCTCGGGGGTCATCTCCTGAAAGCGGGGATTGTTTGTAATAAGGACGTGAAGCATAAGCGTACCTGCGGTTTAATGGCACGCCCTGTCTCCACAAGTGGATTCAGCAGCACTAAGATGTACGATCCTGTTACCTGAGAGTTTCAGCCTTTCGGCTTTGCCCCTTCGGTGCCTCTGCTCTGGCATTCAGTGCAAAGGACTCTCTCGCACACTTACCACGATTCAAAAATGGACCATTGAGAAAAAAGTGTCAAGCTTGCAAGGATAGAAATTATTTTTCACAATGGCGCTATTGGCTAATTTCCCGTCTAACCAGCGTGTTTATAAGGCAATAAAAAGTATCATTATTGAAAATATTTCTTCAGCTGACCAACTTGCTGTTGCCCATATCCCTTTCTCAAAATATACCTCATAATTCAGATGAAATCTCTATGATATTCGTTGCACAACAGCTCAAAAAATTACAGCAGTAGCAAACTTCAAGGTGACTGCGAGCAACCCTGCGCCGAATTGGGATTCTTACTTAAAATATTGAGATAAAGTGTTTTGAAAGCCGAAAATTCTTCATACTTGCCATCATCATGCGAAGTAAGAAGAAAGTTTTGGTTTGGAACGGAGCTATTAAGCGGGGTATCTGAGGAAGGGCCTTTGCGCCTCTGCGTTGGGCATACGCGATCCCATTCGTGATCCGCCTGATGGGAATAGTCAAAATCGGAAAAGTTGCAGGCCGGAAGGGCGCATTTCAAGCCAGAAAAACAAAAAAAGGATTACAACTATTCAGCTGTAATCCTTAATTTTTTCATGGTGCCGAGGGCGGGACTCGGCAGGCGAATGAAAAGGACTCGAACCAACTGGCTGTATTGCTTGATAAGTTAAAAGAGCAGGGTAGTTATGGTGACTCCAACTTTCCAAGCGACACCTTTACTGGGTCACTCGCTGGGTCACAAGGAGCCGAAATTATGCTTGGCTACACAGGTAATCGCCAATCCCCCTTCCTTTACCTAAAGGGAAGGATTTTCTACTATCGCTATAAACTTCCTAAGCGATTCGCTAGGGGAGGCTCAACGAAGGAAATCCGAATCAGCCTACGAACTGCCTATCAATCCCAGGCAGCGCGTATGGCTGCTTATCTGCATTCCTTGACTACAGAATCTTTGGAGCGTTGGACGATGGGCGAGCATGATGATTTTACAGAAAACATGAAGAGAATTGCTGAACTTCGCAAATTTCTTCAGAATGAATTGGACAAAATCCTTGATGCGCCAGGCAAACGAGATTTACCCCCTTCCGATATTCGTAAACGGCTGAACGGATATTTGAAGTATCAGCTTGACCAAGAAGCAGTATCGCCTGAGCCTCCTGATATCATTGAAATTGAAGATGAGAAGGGCCTCGTCGAACGGGTTGATTTGGCACAAGTAAGTGAAGAGATTGCTGCAAATTTACTTTACAATCTCAATACAGGGGAAAATTTTGATAACGATATTCAGCGGTGTGTATTTGAACTCGTTAAAAGCGGTGTATTCGAAGCTTCAGAAGTCTCTCGTGATAATGTAGATGGACTTACCAGAAGTTTTTTGGCTATGCAGATCAGCCTCGAAAAAATCAGGGCAGCGAGGCTTAAGGGAGATTTTTCATACGAGCAACCCTACCATCAAGCAGAATATACACCATACCCACAAATTGAAATGCCTGCTGAAGAAACAACTCCCTATCTTAGTGAACTGATAGAGAAATACTGTATTATAAAAATTAATGATGGCGCATGGGTCCAGCGCTCTCTTGCCGACCACAAGAACAGAGTTACAAGCCTATTACGGATTATCGGTGATAAACCAATACATTCAATCACTAGAAAAGATATGCGTAACTTTAGAGATACGCTTCAAAAACTTCCTCCGCGCTGGCGCGAGCAGTTAGATAAATCTGAGCTTTCTGTTGAAGATTTTATTGAAAAGCACAAAAATAAAACATCATTAAGTATTAAGAGTATCAATGTAATTGTGGAAGCAGTTTCCGGAATGTTTACTTGGGCTATGCGTGAAAATTTAATTGAGCGCAACCCTGCTCAAGGCCTTGGCATTAAAGACACACAACAGGACATAGAGAAGAGGCTTCCCCTCTCTGATGATGATATAAAGCTGATATTTTTTAATGGGGATTATAAGCCAGGTGCCTTTAAAAATCCCGCTTTTTACTGGGCTCCCTTGATTGCTCTCTATACCGGGATGCGACTTGAAGAAATATGCCAACTTCATTGCGAGGATATCTATGACGAAAATGGCATATTTTTAATTGATATTCGAGAAGATAGTTCTGATGGACTATGTGATAAAATATTAAAAACAAAAAATGCAAAACGAAAAATACCACTGCATGACGATATGATAAAATTGGGACTTATATTATACCGCGATGATGTAATAAAAAATAATCAAATTAGGTTGTTTCCAGCTCTAAATAAAACAGAAAAATCTCCAAAATATGGTAAGCAGGTTGGAAAAGCGTTTGGATTGCTCCTAAAAGAAAAGAGAATTGCTGATGGAAAAAGTTTTCATTCGCTCCGTCACTCCTTCTCAAATTTTTTCAAAATTAGAAATATGCATACAGACATGTTTAGACAGGTGTTTGGACATGAAATTCAAAATCTGGCAGGAAGGCAATATGGTGATAAGTTTTCAATAAAACAAATCTATGAGGAACTTATTTCAAAAATTTCCTTCGAGAAATAGTGGCTCAAGATTTGACGGACACATAGCACTCCTCAGTAGAAAAACATGTACGAAAGGACGGGAAGCGGAGCTGTCCCCACGCTTCCCGTCCTGCAATCAGCCTGCCCTCTACCGGCCTTCGCCTTCAGGCAAGGCCAGCCTTTGCGATTCATTCACGGTATCGCAGCTGACACTTTTCCCGTTTTCCAGTTCCACCGCAACCGCCGCTGCAGTGAATACCCCGGCGATTCCGGCCAGTATGCCGCCTATAAATGCCCACTTACCGTTCATGAATATTCTCCTTTTCAGTTACATAAATGCAGGAGGCGGGTCTGACCTCGCCCCTATGTGCCTGTTAATGGTTAGTCGTCCCAGTTTTCTTTGATGACCTGCAGCACAGCGATGGCAACAGGTATCCATGCCAATGGGTTCATACAACCTCCTTGGGTATCAGCAGCGCGGGATGCGCTGTCGGTTGAAGTTGATAATGGTTAAAACAGGCCGTGCCGGGCTCCAGCGGCAATAGTCCAGTGGTACCATCATGATGCCCATCCTTTCAGCAGAGCGTCCTGAAGCATGTCAAACATGGTGGGGGCCAGGTCAGGCAGATCATTGATGACCCGACTGGTCTGCGGCAGCAGATGGGATATATGTTCATCACGGATGCCAAGCCCATACACCTCAAAACCAAGCTTTTGCGCTACGCCCACGACGTGGGTTGCTGCGTGTGTGCTATCAGGCACACCGTCAGTGATGATGAGAATTATTTTTCGTTGCTCCCTGAGGAACAGCATTGTCTGCATAGCCCACCACAAAGCCGGAGCCAGAGGGGTTCCACCTGAAGCGTTGATGTCAAAGCTGTCCGGCACCTTTTGACCATGCCTCATGATGGGGAATACAGAACTTGTGGAAGCCAGCGCGGGAAAAGCCGTGACCGCAGGATTTACGCCTTTGATATTTTCCAGCGCTTTTGCCACAGCAAAGCACGCCTGCCTTGCCAGAACGATGGGAGCGCCGCTCATACTGCCGCTGACGTCCAGCAGGATATGCACAGCAGTGTTGAGGTCGGTTTGTTCTGCCTCCCTGCAGAAGATACGCGGATTGCCCGTCTGCAGCCGATGGAGCGATCCGGTGTGTAAGGCCCCGCGCCGACCGATGCTACAGCGTTTTTGTGTCCGAGCCTGCAAAAGCCCCTGAAGACGTGTGCGCAAGGCAATGCTGGCCTGAAGGGCTTGCAGTTTCTGCTTTTCCGGTAATGCCCCTGACTGTCGAAACCCTTCAATAGCCACCGTAACCTTCTCAAAGGCCGATTCTGCCTGAAAAAGATTAAGTACCGTTGAAAGAAGCTCACCCAGGTTTTGAGGCAGGTCTTGGGCTTCGGCATGGAATAGGGCTGTAAGCTGGGCTTTGGCCTTGCTTGGGAATATGGGCTGCTGCGTTTGAGATGCACAATCAGACGAAATATCCTGATCTCCTTGCGAGGTAGAATCAGTGTGGTCAGCTCCGTTTCTTCTGGTTTTCTTCTCTTGCTGTTGCGGCTCCCACTGCCGGATGCTCTGGGCCAATTGACGGGCAGAGGCAATGGCTGCAGCCGTGTCCGGGCAATGGATGAAAACCTTGGCCAGAATGGCATCCAGCACTTCTTTCAGGCCGGGGAAGTGCTGGCGTAGCACCTCTGCTGCTACCATGCGTGGAATGTTAACTTCTTCCACATCCCAAGCCCGCACGGTCAACAGCACATAGTCCAAAACAGCAAGGGCCGGGGAATCATCCCCGGCCCTTGGCTGTGCCTGCTCCACAAAGAATCGTCGTATCAACCAGTTTAAGTTGTGTCGGCAGCCAGGGAAAATGCCAGACAGCTTTTTCTCGATGCGCCAATCCTCCAGGCAGTTAAAGAGGTTGAAGGTCACAGGATCAAGGTTGGCGGCTTGTAGCACGCCAAAATCCGTATGCCGGATATGGCCGGATTCATGATCGATAAACGACCTTGCCAATGCCAGCAATTCCGGTTCGCAATCCATCGGCAATGAGGGCAGTTGAATGACCTTGCCGTTAGTGCAGGCTTCATTGCCACCGATACGTACCTGTACCCCGTACTGGTCGCCCAGCACGGACGCCAGCAGGGGCAGACAGTTGAGAACGTCTTTTGTACGTATCATGGCGTCACCACAGGCCTAGGCTGGGAATGGCGGGATGCGGCACAGCCGTTTCCACTGAGAGCGTATCCGGCAGGATGGGCGTGTCATCCGGGTCGCCATCAACATTGCCATCGATTCGGTCATCCCCGCTATCCAGGTCGGAAATACTGTTCGCCCCAGCCAGCAAGGCGTCCAGCACAAAGGCCGGGCCGTAGCCTTCGATAACTTTCTGGGCGTGTGCCACCAGAGCATCACTGTCCTTAAGCAGGCAGACCAGACCTTGCAGAAGCAGCAAGTCTGTGCCGATGATATTGCCCTTCTTGGGTATGCGTAGCAGTGCGGCCTGCACGATATCTGCTACAGGAGCTACATGCGGTTCCACAAACGACAAGCCCGTGAGCTTGGTATGCAGAGTCCGCAGAGGAGAAAGGGCCTTGTGGGTTACTTCCGTCTTGCCGTGGTAAACCCTGCGCCAGATGTCTTCGGCGGATTTGGCCACTTCGCCAAAGAGCGTTCCTCCGAGACCCTGCACCTCTTCTGCCAGACCAGCTTCCAGCACGGCTGTGTTATCTATATGTTGCTCCAGCGGAGACACCTTGTACAACTGCCAGCGAAAATCCATGCGGGCGCGGACATAGTCCGGCCCCACAATGGAGTTGCGTATAATCTCGCCCCATTGATGATGCTTTTCTATCCAGCTTTGCACATTTTGGTCATAGCCTGCCAGAAAGGATTCCTTTTCTTTCTGGAAGTTGTTGCGGATGTTGCAAAGCTCATGCACGATTTCACCGGCTTTTTCTTCAGGAATGGCCCAGCCGGACATGAAGCGCACGCCGTGTCTGTCCAGATAGTTGAAGGCACGGGCCTTGAGTGTGCCGAACACTTTGAGGTTTTCCGGGTCGGCGATGCGTTTGGAACCAAGGGACGCCAGGTCTTCGGGTGGCAGTTCCGCGCCGCCCAGGTCCTCCTGGCTCATCTTGCGTCGGGCTGACCACAGACTGACATTGAGGTTAAGGGCCAGCAAATTGTCCAGAATGCGAATGTCAGAAACAATCGGTGTCATAACAGTCTCCTAAAATGAACTTTTTGTAGTGTTGAGGAAGTAACCTTCCGTGAGCTTTTTGGCTGCGCGGGCTTCAAGCTCCAGCACGGAATTGTTACCCGCACAATTTTCAGCGGAGATAACGTGTTGTTGCCCGGCAGTGTCCGGCTTGCCCCAATGGAGCATGAGGCCTTCAGGTCGGGCTTCGCCGATCCAGAACTTACCGCTCTGTTTCTTGCCGGAAAGGGTATGAACTACCTCCAGATGGACACGGGGCGCTACCGTGGGAGTGTTCCTCAAATGGCTGCGCATGAAGCGCAGGGCTTGCTCACCTTGCAAGGTTTCTGCTTCAGTCGTTTCGGTTTTGAGGGTTTCAGCTTCCACCTGTTGCGCGAACATGCGCTGAGCTAGTTCGTGCAGCATGGCGCGGGTTTCGCGGCTGGCGCGGTAGGCCAGGGCACGGTCGAGGGCATAGGTGACAGGCTGTATGCCCTGGTGGGCCAGAGGCTGGAAGCGCACGGTCAGATCCCCCCAGCGCAGCAGGCTGCGCGTGGAGAAGGTGACTTCTATGGTGTTGGTGAGGTTGCCGGTTGATGCCTCACCCATGAACAGTTTGCGGACTTCATTGGCATAGTCCACCATAGTGGCACAGAGCGTTTCGGGCAGCGAAGAGAAGCGCTGGGACAGCAGCTTTTTCTCCACAGTTGCATCAGGGTAGCCCACTTCGCAGATGGTGAAGCGGTCGAGCCAGGCGAGATTCTGGCGTTGTGTGCCTTGGTACAGGCCCGTGTCATCGCCAGCGCCATTGGTATTGGCCGTGGCCACGAAACGGAACATGGGGTGCGGCTGGATAATTTCACCCCATTTTCTGCAATGCATAGGGGGGAGCCGTCCAAAACGCTGTTCAGGCCAGCGGCTATTTCTGGTGAGGTTAAGTCGATCTCATTAAGCAGCAGAACTGCCCCATACCGCATGGCAAGGGCAAGAGGGCC belongs to Desulfovibrio intestinalis and includes:
- a CDS encoding glycine/sarcosine/betaine reductase component B subunit, yielding MKLELHRITVSKLIFGAHTGVSGGVLTVNKEELTALLMQDERLGGVEIDAAHPGESTRIMPVKDAIEPRCKLEGPGEVFPGWIGDVENTGEGKTLVLSGMAVLTTGRVVAPQEGIVDMTGPGADYTPFSKTCNLTLSLSAVAEMEPHQCEACFRRAGLRAAHYLAAACKSAKADKVESFDFPPLSEAMHAHPGLPKVAYIYMLQSQGLLHDTWVYGVDAKRILPTMISPTEIMDGAIISGNCVSACDKNSTYVHLNNPVIRSLYEHHGKDLNFVGVIITNENVTLADKKRSSSYAVKLARMLGVEAVVISEEGFGNPDADLIMNCRKSEQAGIRTVLITDEFAGRDGSSQSLADSCPEGNACVTAGNANELIVLPPMSKVIGDLAPAETIAGGFFGSVREDGSLEVELQAILGATNELGFNRIGGRTL
- a CDS encoding site-specific integrase; its protein translation is MLGYTGNRQSPFLYLKGRIFYYRYKLPKRFARGGSTKEIRISLRTAYQSQAARMAAYLHSLTTESLERWTMGEHDDFTENMKRIAELRKFLQNELDKILDAPGKRDLPPSDIRKRLNGYLKYQLDQEAVSPEPPDIIEIEDEKGLVERVDLAQVSEEIAANLLYNLNTGENFDNDIQRCVFELVKSGVFEASEVSRDNVDGLTRSFLAMQISLEKIRAARLKGDFSYEQPYHQAEYTPYPQIEMPAEETTPYLSELIEKYCIIKINDGAWVQRSLADHKNRVTSLLRIIGDKPIHSITRKDMRNFRDTLQKLPPRWREQLDKSELSVEDFIEKHKNKTSLSIKSINVIVEAVSGMFTWAMRENLIERNPAQGLGIKDTQQDIEKRLPLSDDDIKLIFFNGDYKPGAFKNPAFYWAPLIALYTGMRLEEICQLHCEDIYDENGIFLIDIREDSSDGLCDKILKTKNAKRKIPLHDDMIKLGLILYRDDVIKNNQIRLFPALNKTEKSPKYGKQVGKAFGLLLKEKRIADGKSFHSLRHSFSNFFKIRNMHTDMFRQVFGHEIQNLAGRQYGDKFSIKQIYEELISKISFEK
- a CDS encoding cobaltochelatase CobT-related protein; the protein is MIRTKDVLNCLPLLASVLGDQYGVQVRIGGNEACTNGKVIQLPSLPMDCEPELLALARSFIDHESGHIRHTDFGVLQAANLDPVTFNLFNCLEDWRIEKKLSGIFPGCRHNLNWLIRRFFVEQAQPRAGDDSPALAVLDYVLLTVRAWDVEEVNIPRMVAAEVLRQHFPGLKEVLDAILAKVFIHCPDTAAAIASARQLAQSIRQWEPQQQEKKTRRNGADHTDSTSQGDQDISSDCASQTQQPIFPSKAKAQLTALFHAEAQDLPQNLGELLSTVLNLFQAESAFEKVTVAIEGFRQSGALPEKQKLQALQASIALRTRLQGLLQARTQKRCSIGRRGALHTGSLHRLQTGNPRIFCREAEQTDLNTAVHILLDVSGSMSGAPIVLARQACFAVAKALENIKGVNPAVTAFPALASTSSVFPIMRHGQKVPDSFDINASGGTPLAPALWWAMQTMLFLREQRKIILIITDGVPDSTHAATHVVGVAQKLGFEVYGLGIRDEHISHLLPQTSRVINDLPDLAPTMFDMLQDALLKGWAS
- a CDS encoding DUF3150 domain-containing protein; protein product: MTPIVSDIRILDNLLALNLNVSLWSARRKMSQEDLGGAELPPEDLASLGSKRIADPENLKVFGTLKARAFNYLDRHGVRFMSGWAIPEEKAGEIVHELCNIRNNFQKEKESFLAGYDQNVQSWIEKHHQWGEIIRNSIVGPDYVRARMDFRWQLYKVSPLEQHIDNTAVLEAGLAEEVQGLGGTLFGEVAKSAEDIWRRVYHGKTEVTHKALSPLRTLHTKLTGLSFVEPHVAPVADIVQAALLRIPKKGNIIGTDLLLLQGLVCLLKDSDALVAHAQKVIEGYGPAFVLDALLAGANSISDLDSGDDRIDGNVDGDPDDTPILPDTLSVETAVPHPAIPSLGLW